From the Exiguobacterium marinum DSM 16307 genome, the window CTCTAAAAAGAATCCAGACGCTAACCGTTCCTGTTGCACCCCGTAGGCGAACGTGACCCGCATGATGGTACGGTCATCCATCCGCTCAAACGCGCGAGACTTCAAATAATCATAGCCGTCTCGAAGACCTTCAAGCATCTCCTCACATGGAACGGTCTTCAAAAAAGCAGGAATGTAGTCGTCTTCCCCGCGGACGAAGCGGTAAAATGCGAGCGTGTCCCAGTGGGCAAGCAGAGCGTTGATGAGTAGCTTACGCTTCTCGGACTCGTAACCGAGCACTCTAGCCCCAACACCTTTTTTCCGTTCAACTTCTAAATGGTACTCTTCGAACCATCTGTCCAATTTCTCTAAATCTTGCGTCAACGTGCTCGGAGAGACGTGCATCTGCTTGGCGACTGCCTGTAATTTGAGCGTATCGTTCTCGAACAAGAGACGCCACGCCAGTTCAAATAAGCGGTCCTCGCTCGTCGGAATCGCTTCTGCAGATAAGATCAGGTCTTCTCGTAATTGTTGTTTCGCAGACGGCTTGCCGACAAGGCTCAATCCATGACCACGTTGCCAAGCGAGTTCGAGTTCGAATTCTTTTAAGATGCCTTCAAGTAATTGTCGTTCTCGTTGAACCGTGCGCTCAGACAGATTCACTGCCTGCGCGATTTCGGCGAGCGGTGTCGATGTCTCGGTTGCCAATAAGTGTAACAAGATCGACCGTTCTCTCGCGGTCCACTCATGTCTCATGCTCATCCATCCATTCTTCGACAAGTAGTCGGTATTCCTCGAGCGACAGGAGTTGTCGGACTGACCGGACACGTGCTGTCGGATGGGTGACCGGGGTCGCCCCTTCCTGATAGAGAATCAAATCCACCTCGTTCGGGATGTTTTGAATCGTTCCGTGCGTAATCGTACAAGGCAAGCGTCCCTCGCTCGCCTGTGCGAACAACTTCGCTGCCATCGCACTCGTTACAAACCCACTATGGCAAGCAATGTATACGTTCATGTCAGCCCT encodes:
- a CDS encoding PTS sugar transporter subunit IIB — protein: MNVYIACHSGFVTSAMAAKLFAQASEGRLPCTITHGTIQNIPNEVDLILYQEGATPVTHPTARVRSVRQLLSLEEYRLLVEEWMDEHET